TCTCCCTTGATGACCGGGGGAATAATGGCCATTTTGCAGTCTCTCAGTTTAATAACCCGACCCAATGTCCTCCTGTCATCCCCCGTCGATATACGGTTGATTGCTTCCCCCTGCACATTAAGTACATTAATGTTCAATCTGACGTCCAGATACACATGTGATATTAAACCTGCAGCATAATCACCAAAGTTTCCCGACCAGTTTCCTCTTATTGCAATCCATCGCTTCAGCGCTTCTGTACGGGCCTCCCTGTTAAGGCTTCCGGTCTATGTTCCGAAAGCCATCCCGTACAGTTCCCGGCTTTCCGGAATGAGGCGACCTTCTTTCAGGTGTGCCTTTGCCGCTTCATTTCGGCTGAGTTTATCTGCCTTTTTTGCGCGTTCGTAGAAATCTGCAGCCTGGTCAGGGTTAAGCTGACTGAACCTGTCGCCGGGCAATTTCAGCGACAGACGCGCCATGATGTCCTGACGTGAATTTTCATCGCTGCCGGCAACGTCAGACAGCAGGGCGCAAAGCTTCGTTGCGGCCTCAGAATTCCATGCTGCGCCGGCAATGGCATGAGCGAGGGATGCAACGCTGTGCTCCTTTTTATGCGGCAGCAGCGCTGATATTACCTCCTCTTTGTCAAGGTATTTGTTTTCGTACAACCGGTGTAATAAAGAAACCCATGCCTCTGCAAGGGGAGCCATTCCGCCTGCTGCTACCCTGGTTGCCAGCAGGCTGCCGGGGTGGGCCTCGTTGACATTGCCGGGTCGGACTGCCATAGCCGCCACCGCAGGGGCAGAGGCGGCAACCGAAGTCAGTTCAGTCACGGCTTTCAGGGCCTGCTCCGGGCGCTTATCAGCCATCAGAGCACAGTACCGGTTTTGCAGGAACGCGCGGGTAAGGGCAGTCTCGTTCTCACCCGTCATTTCATCCCAGACTTTTTTGCCAACAGCCACTTCGGCATCAGCAATGCCCTCCACCCCAGCGGCCTTCAGTTCTGCATCCACGCGCTGACGATAAGTGTCGTTTAAAGCCCCTGTCTGCTGCTCCTGCATGTTCTCGACAAATCCGGGGCTGGCCCGGTACAGCGCCGTTTTCCAGGGGGTCCACTGTGCCAGCCAGGTGGGAAACGCCCGTTTTTCCCGCTCTCTGACCTGTACCAGTGCCCGATCCAGGTCTTCCTGCGTCACGCCGGAGACGTCACCATAGCGCATTCTTTCTCCCGCAGAGGTCAGCCTCAGTGCATCGCGCAGGCCGGTCTGGTATGCCAGGTAAACCTCAACTTCATCAACGAGCCGGAGCGTTTTAACCTTGTCACGGGCTGCCTGCTCAAGCTGTTCAAGGCGGAACATCTCGCATCCGGCAGTCATTAATTCCGGCAGTCTGTCATCCCAGGTACCGTTTTCAACGTCATACACCAGCGCCACTTTCTGCATATCGTTCCAGGCGAGTGTCACCCTGTCTTCGCAGCTTGTGGTGGCCTCCTGGGCCACGGCAAATGTTGTCTCCCGCAGCGCGGGGGTTTCCACCAGCCGGGTCAGCCAGTCAGTCACCCGCACCTTAAATGCCGGGTTTTCTCGCGTGTTTTGGGTTTCGCCCAGGCGGCTGAGGAACGCGCTGAAGGCCGCCGCGTTGTCCTCCTTTTCCATGGCTGCCCAGGCACTTTCTGCCGTCTGTGCTGACAGCCAGTCTCTCACCGCTTCACTCAGGGGACGAGGCGGGGCATCAGCCCTGTCTTCTGACATGGAGAAAAGGAACTGTGGCCCGGTATAATCTGCCATCTGAACCCAATCCATGAGTCTGCGGAGGGTGCGTGCTGAAAACGGATTACCGTCCAAAAAAACGCCAGCCTCCGATGGAAGACGCCAAAGGGAAGCAGGAATTGTTTGCAATTGATTATTTTGTAAAAATAAATACAGCAGGCTATCAGGTAGATGATCCGGCAGGGTTGATAATCTATTGTCAACTAAATCAAGCACCTCAATAGTATCGGGCAAATTACCGGGAATACTTTCCAACTGATTTTTCCCTAAAATTAATCTCTCAAGCCTGGGGGGGAGGTTTTCGGGAGTTTCTGTAAACTCGTTATCGGAAACAATAAGATCAGTCACTGTCTCAGGGAGGTTATCCGGTAATTTGCAGAGGTGGTTGCCACTAACGTTCAGTGATGTGATGTTGGGGTGTATGTAGTGGCACACTGAATTTGGCCACCTGAACAGAGGTGATATGCTCACCTCAGGACATTACAGGTGCTTCAATGAAAAAAAGAAATTTCAGTGCAGAGTTCAAACGCGAATCCGCTCAACTGGTCGTTGACCAGAACTACACCGTGGCAGATGCAGCCAGTGCTATGGATGTCGGCCTTTCCACAATGACGCGATGGGTGAAGCAGTTGCGTGATGAGCGGCAGGGAAAAATACCTAAAGCCTCTCCCATTACTCCTGAACAAATTGAAATACGTGAGCTGAGGAAAAAAATACAACGTATTGAAATGGAAAACGAAATATTAAAAAAGGCTACCGCGCTCTTGATGTCAGACTCCCTGAACAGTTCTCGATAATCGGGAAACTCAGAGCGCATTATCCGGTGGTCACACTCTGCCACGTGTTCGGGGTTCATCGCAGCAGCTACAAATACTGGAAAAACCGTCCTGAAAAACCAGATGGCAGACGAGCTGTATTACGCAGCCAGGTACTGGAACTGCATAGCGTCAGCCATGGCTCTGCTGGCGCAAGGAGTATCGCAACTATGGCAACCATGAAGGGCTTCAGGATGGGACGATGGCTCGCCGGCAGGCTCATGAAAGAGCTGGGGCTGGTCAGTTGTCAACAGCCCACTCATCGGTATAAATGCGGTGGCCTTGAACACATCGCTATCCCGAATCACCTTGAGCGGCAGTTCGCAGTGACAGAGCCTAATCAGGTGTGGTGTGGCGATGTGACCTATATCTGGACAGGCAGGCGCTGGGCCTACCTCGCCGTTGTTCTCGACCTGTTCGCGAGAAAACCGGTGGGCTGGGCAATGTCGTTCTCACCGGACAGCAGGCTGACCATCAAAGCGCTGGAGATGGCGTGGGAGGCCCGGGGAAAACCAGCCGGAGTGATGTTCCACAGCGATCAGGGCAGCCATTACACAAGCAGACAGTTCCGGCAGTCACTGTGGAGGTATCGGATCAGACAGAGTATGAGTCGGCGTGGAAACTGCTGGGATAATAGCCCAATGGAGCGCTTCTTCAGGAGTCTGAAGAACGAATGGGTACCGGTGACGGGTTACATAAACTTCAGCGATGCAGCCCACGCAATAACGGACTATATCGTTGGGTATTACAGCGCGCTCAGGCCGCATGAATATAACGGTGGGTTACCACCAAACGAATCGGAAAACCGATACTGGAAAAACTCTAACGCGGTGGCCAGTTTTAGTTGACCACTACAGCCTGAACTCACTCCGCCCATTGAACGGCCTGCTGGTCGGGAGCGCACAGAACCGCCGGTCACCCACCTTCCTGCTGATACCACATCAGAATCCCCGGTCACCAACCTGCGCAGCGGTACGCTGACCACGTCCGGCCACCCTGAACCCGCGCCGGAACTGTCTGACAGCATTGCGATGCCAGAATACGAGGGAGCGAATGTCGGCAGGGTACCGCGTCGTGAAGTGCAGAACGACCACTTGGACGGACGTCAGGTCATTACCGGCGAGAGCGGTAGCGCTGACGATAATGCAGGGAGCGTCCTGAGTGATTTCAGCGCCGGTACGCTCGTTTCCGCGTTCGGCGAGCAGCTTGAGTCTCCTTCTGCGGCAGTGAATTCTGTGGCGTTCGCGGCTACCGGACTTGAACCGGTCAACGACATCTGGCACATCCCGGCGTTGCAGGATGACACTGAGCACCTTCAAGACATGGCCTTCCGCCTTGTCTTCGAAATTGCAGAGGCGATGGGCTGTCCTGACTGCGTGCGTGAAGACAAGCATCCAACATCAGTTGGCTTCTCCGTGTCCGCGAACGCCGGTGAATTTTCTCTCTTCCTTGCGGGGCTTTCTGGCTCGTTGCCTAATGGTCAGTTAAATATGTTCATGTTCTGCCTGAACTTTTTCGGCTCTCAGCACCCAACTGATACACCCGTTTTTGACGATATTACGGTGGTTAAAACGATGCGTCTTATCCGCGTTATCCGCCGACTGCGCGAGCTGCAGCGCCTGGCTGCCAAGGGAGGGGACAATGACTGATGACCTGAACGATGAAATGGCGCAGGCCAGTACGGCGATGTTTACGCAGCGCAGTATCGATGCCATCCGGGCACAGGTGCATACTGCGTTGCCATCAAAGGAAATCTGCGGATGCTGCGGCGTTAATATTCCCTTAGACCGTCAACTCGCAGTTCCAGGCGTGGAGCTTTGCGCGGGCTGTCAGGATGTCAAGGAGCGTCGGGATTGGCATCACCCAGCTAGCAAAAAGGGGATGCGTTATGTCTGATAATCAGAGGCTTATCATGCGCGTCCGGCACTTGATGGCGCTGGGTACCCGCAACGATAACCCGCATGAAGCGGCACGCGCCGTTGCGCTGGCTCAGCGCCTCATGCAGCGTCACAACCTTACTCAGGACATGTTCTCCCTCACAGAGGTCAGCGAGTCGGTCTGCGATAGCCTGACCAGTAACGCGGAGAGGGTGCCGGCCTGGCTCAACTCCCTTGCAACTGTTGTCTGTATGGCCACGGGTTGCCGTAGCTGGTTCGGTTGGTACGTCTATACCAGCATGGGTGGTAATAAAATCCATCGCCGTTCGTTGCACTTTTACGGCTTCAGTGAGCGGCCAGAAATCGCGCGTTACATCTTCACCGTGTTGCAGCGTCAGTTGCGGGTCGCAACTGACCGCCATATGAAAAGTTATCGCTCTCGCCGTATCCTTCTGCGCACGCTCCGCTGTCGGGCAGACCAGTTCCGTGAAGGCTGGGTATCGGGCGTCTGGCAGGTACTGCAGTCTTTTGCTCCCTCATCGGGGGAAACGTCGGTGCTGCAGCGCTGGTTGGTGCAGCGTCATAGGGGCAACGCCTTGACCGGCCTCACCATCCGTGAAGTCGGCAGTTGCCGCGGTGATAAAATGGCCCGTATGGTGGGCTGGCTCGCCGGGCGTGATGCCGATGTGCATCAAGGCCTTTACGGGGCACAGGCTCCACATCAGATCACGGAGGGAGGTACCGCGTATGACTGACGTTATTTTATGGAGCGCCTGCCTGTCGGGTTGGCTTTTTGATGTTCTGCTCGTTGCAAACCAGGTGATATCCAGAGGAGCCTTATGAGCCACCACAATCTGTCACAGGCTACCACGGCCATTCTTTCATCACTGCTGATGGACGTAAAGAGCGGAAATATTCGCCGATGCGAGTCGCTGGGCATGTCGGTCGAGGAAATCCGCGCGCTAAGCCAATTGAGCCTGGATGAACTGCATTATATCAGCCAATCACACGTTTCCGTCCTGGACGTCACCCTCAATCACGAGAATTTCTGGCTGATGTTGAACCAAGCGCGTAATGAGCAGAAACGCATGCTGATGATTGATCGTGCGTTGGAACTGGGTGGTTCGATGGAACTGATGGAGACTTACTTTGGCATGTCGCCATCAGAAGTTAGCGCCCGTCGGCGAATGATGGGCATTGAAACGCGCCAGGGCCGCACTCAGTCACTCAGCGAACCGCAGGATACGTTGCTGTGGTCGGAATGGAAGGTGGCGGGTATGTCTTCGCCAGACTCGCACCAGGCTCTGGAGGTCATGATGCTGGCGGCTGAGCAATACAGCCTGTCCCTAACCGCCGTCTGGACCCGCGTCTGCCTGTGGTGTCGTGAAGCAAAGACTGTCCGTAAAACAGATGTCAGTGTGCGTAAGGCGACATGATGCAGGTGGGTGATGAGAGCTATAACCATGAAATGCGCTGTTAAGGGATTGTCGCTGACAAACATACAGTGCCGGGTTAATCCCGGCACTGTGCTGTCGCAGGGTAAAGAGGGGAGTAAAAAATGACCATGCCGCCCGATAGCATTGTGGCACTCACACTGTCCCGGATGCAGCAAAACCTGGAGCGGAGGGCGGATAGCTGCGATGTCAGCCAGGAGCGCAGCGGGCTGCTATTTATGGGGAACGTGCACGATGCGTATCCGCGCAGGCTGTTTCTCGACACGCGCCTTTCACCGCTCGATAAAACCGCGTGGGTAATGATCCGGCTTTATGCACAGCAGAATGAGGGGGCTGTCTTCCCGACCTACGATGAACTACAGATACAGCTCGCATCGGCGCATTCTGAGAAAGCCTCCAGGGATACCGTCAGCCGTGTTCTTCTGATGCTGCGTCTGACAGGCTGGCTCAGTTTGTGTAAGCGCGTGCGTGATGACCGCGGCCGCATACGTGGCAATATCTATGCACAGCATGATGAACCGTTGGGTTACCGGGATGCAGAGACGTTCGACCCGGGCTGGCTGACGCTGGTTGAAGAAAGCTGTTTGAGTAAGAATAAGTCTGTCCGTATGACGGCGTTAGCCGTGATAAATGACATGCTTCAGGATCCGGGTATGCGTCACCGCCACAGTCGGCTGGTACTCATTGAGAATCGGCTGAGTGTACCTGCTACACCTGCTGAAATGGTCCGTCGTAGCAGGGCGCAGTCAATGAGTCCAGAAAACGGACTTGGTAAAAAACGCTTAAAAAACCTCTTGAATCCACTAAGTCCGAAAAACGGACTTAGTACCCCACAGCACGAAGAAACACTGAGTTCGAAATCAGGACTCTGCAAGAAATCAATGAGTTACGCCGGAGTCCGAAAATCGGACTGTAACGTACGTAATTTCACACAAAGTGTGAATAAAAAAACGTACGTACTGGGCCGAGGACTTTCGTTGCTGCCTGAAGATTTCATGACCGGACTGAACAGTGAGGATCGGCAGATGCTGGCTGACCAGATGGCCTCACTGCCCGAAACGACTGCGAAGATACTGGCTGGGATGCTGTGTGAACAACTGAGACAGGGCAGGCTGTCCAATCCTGTTGGCTGGATGTTTTCGATGCTGCGACGAGCTCGCAATGGCAAATTAAAATTGTCAGAAGACGCTGGGCATGCAGACTCTGGCTGCATCGCATCTACCCCTGCAGAAAGCCCGCCCCCAGTGCCTGCAGTATCGCTTCCTGTTCTGCCTGCGAACAGAGCTTCTCAGGAGCAGGTCAGGACGATGATTGCTGCTATCCGGAAACAATCGTGTAAGTGATAATTGTGATTGTACAAAAAACAACCTTTCCACCCAGTGGTGGCAAGAGCAAAAAACAACCAATCAGAGGAGATGTTACATCAGCCCCTACAGAAAGCCTTTACCTAGTGCCTGCGGTATCGCTTCCTGTTCTGCCAGCGAACAGATCTCCTCAGGAGCGCATGAAGGCGGTGATAGCGGCGATACGGCATGGGGCGCAACAAGGTTTGAAAATTAACAAACTGATTCGAGAATTAAGCAACAACGCCAACCTGAGACAGCAAGATTGCTCAAATAATAACCTTGTTGCGGGGCGCAACAAAATTAAAAAACGAGCAAACCGATTCGAGAATTAAGCAACAACGCCAACCTGAGACAGCAAGATTGCTCAAATAATAACCTTGTTGCGGGGCGCAACAAGATTAAAAAACGAGCAAAACGATTCGAGAATTAAGCAACAACGCCAACCTGAGACAGCAAGATTGCTCGAATAATAACCTTGTTGCGGGGCGCAACAAGATTAAAAAACGAGCAAACCGATTCGAGAATTAAGCAACAACGCCAACCTGAGACAGCAGGGTTGCACAAATAATAACCTTGTTGCGGGGCGCAACAAGATTAAAAAACGAGCAAACCGATTCGAGAATTAAGCAACAACGCCAACCTGAGACAGCAGGATTGCACAAATAATAACCTTGTTGCGGGGCGCAACAAAATTAAAAAACGAGCAAACCGATTCGAGAATTAAGCAACAACGCCAACCTGAGACAGCAAGATTGCTCAAATAATAACCTTGTTGCGGGGCGCAACAAGATTAAAAAACGAGCAAACCGATTCGAGAATTAAGCAACAACGCCAACCTGAGACAGCAAGATTGCTCGAATAATAACCTTGTTGCGGGGCGCAACAAGATTAAAAAACGAGCAAACCGATTCGAGAATTAAGCAACAACGCCAACCTGAGACAGCAGGGTTGCACAAATAATAACCTTGTTGCGGGGCGCAACAAGATTAAAAAACGAGCAAACCGATTCGAGAATTAAGCAACAACGCCAACCTGAGACAGCAGGATTGCACAAATAATAACCTTGTTGCGGGGCGCAACAAGATTAAAAAACGAGCAAACCGATTCGAGAATTAAGCAACAACGCCAACCTGAGGCAGCAAGATTGCTCAAATAATAACCTTGTTGCGGGGCGCAACAAGATTAAAAAACGAGCAACCTGATTAGAGAATTAAGCAACAATGGCAACCTGAGACAGCAAGATTGCTCAAATAATAACCTTGTTGCGGGGCGCAACAAGATTAAAAAACGAGCAAACCGATTCGAGAATTAAGCAACAATGGCAACCTGAGACAACAGAATTGCTCAAATAACAACCTTGTTGCGGGGCGCGGCAAGGTTAAAAAACGAGCAAACCGATTCGAGAATTAAGCAACAATGGCAACCTGAAACAACAAGATTGCCCAAATAATAACCTTGCTGCGGGGTGCGGCAAGGTCAGAATACGTACATGTGATAATTTCAGCGTTGAGATTATGAGTTTTACATTGTTGTAAACCCTGATATTTCAGGACTATGCCACCTCATCTTAACTGAACACAGGTGACAACGATGGCAGACAAGAAAACCAGGGCGGGTGCACTCCAGTCCGAACTTCATATCGAACTCCACACTAATTATGCCATTGGATTGTGGGAGGGTCGTAAGGCAGAGAAACGTGATGACGGTAAGAAAGGAAAGCAGCCTATTATGGGCATGCCGCAGTTTCTTCACCGTGCCACGCTGATTAACAGAGATTCTTTGCAGAATGATCCGTGGGCCGATATGGCGATGCTGGCCCTGGAAGAAAAAATTGAGTACGCCAGCCAGCAGATGCAAAAGCTGATTGAAACACTGGATAAACAGATGAGCTTTGTTCCGGCAGGCGTCACCATCAGCGATGCTCAAGCTGTGGAAACAGTCGACCTCACTGTTTTTAGCAGCACCCCACTGGGATATCGCTGTGTTTTTCTGCTGATGGGCTTTGATCAGTTTGCTAAAAAGGTTCTCCAGGCCGCGCATTATGGCGTTATTTCACGCACTCAGCGCTATGATCTGCTGGGCGACGGCAGCCGACTTCTACGTGAAATTTACGGATGCGTGCTTCGTTATCGCAAAATCGGCGCAACCCGCCTTGATGCGGTTGAGAATAATGAGGTGTGGAATAAAGCCTGCGAAGAAGCTGGCGAACCTGATCGTACCGTTCTGCTCGGAGAAAAACGTTCCACGTTCTCTCCGCCCGTTAATGAAGCGAGCATAAATCTTCTGCGCTTGCGCTATCAGGCGACCTGAGGAGACCGACCATGCGGCTTTTTATCTGTGAAAAGCCCTCGCAGGGGCGCGATCTGGCGGCAGTGCTTGGGGCATCCCGCCGCAGTGACGGTTTTATGGCGGGTAGCGGCGTCACCATCACCTGGGCGGTGGGTCACCTGCTTGAGACTGCACCGCCAGAAGCTTATGGCCAGCAGTACGGCAGACCCTGGTCGCTCTCTGCCCTGCCGATACTGCCCGCACCCTGGCAGGTCATTGTGAAAAAAGAAACGCAGGATCAGTTTAAGGTAATCGAGCGGCTGCTACGCCAGGTTGATGAGGTGGTGATCGCAACCGACGCTGACCGTGAGGGTGAGGTCATTGCGCGCGAGCTACTCGATTACTGCCGCTGGGAAGGTCCGGTGCAGCGGCTCTGGCTCTCGGCGCTGGATGAACTCAGTATCCGTGCTGCATTGCAGGATCTTCGTCCGGGCGCAGATACACTCGGCATGTACCACGCCGGGTTGGGACGTGCGCGCGCAGACTGGTTGATAGGTATGAACCTCTCTCGCCTCTATACCCTGCGCGCGGCTGAAGTCGGTTTTGACGGTGTGGTGTCGGTCGGGCGCGTGCAAACTCCGACACTGGCACTGGTTGTGCGACGTGACAGGGAGATTGCGGCCTTTGTGCCTAAGCCTTACTGGCAGGTAAAGGCGCAGCTCACTGCGGGTGGTCTCACGTTCCCGGCGCAGTGGGTACCGGCGAAGGTTTATACCGATGAGGAAAAGCGCTGCGTGCATCAGAACATCGCGCAGCAGGTGGCGCAGCTTTGCCAACAGGCTGGCGTCGCAGTAGTGACGGAGTGCGAGACAAAACGGGAGAAGGCCGCCGCGCCGCTAGCCTTTTCTCTCGGCTCCCTGCAGCAGGCCTGTGGCAGGCTTTGGGACATGTCGCCCCAGCAGGTGCTGGATACAGCGCAAAGCCTGTATGAAAAACACAAGGCTACTACCTACCCCCGCACCGACTGCGGCTACCTGCCGGAGTCCATGCGTAAGGAAATTCCCAGTGTGCTGGACGCTATTGGCCGCACTGATCCAGAG
The sequence above is drawn from the Serratia symbiotica genome and encodes:
- a CDS encoding NEL-type E3 ubiquitin ligase domain-containing protein, producing MDWVQMADYTGPQFLFSMSEDRADAPPRPLSEAVRDWLSAQTAESAWAAMEKEDNAAAFSAFLSRLGETQNTRENPAFKVRVTDWLTRLVETPALRETTFAVAQEATTSCEDRVTLAWNDMQKVALVYDVENGTWDDRLPELMTAGCEMFRLEQLEQAARDKVKTLRLVDEVEVYLAYQTGLRDALRLTSAGERMRYGDVSGVTQEDLDRALVQVREREKRAFPTWLAQWTPWKTALYRASPGFVENMQEQQTGALNDTYRQRVDAELKAAGVEGIADAEVAVGKKVWDEMTGENETALTRAFLQNRYCALMADKRPEQALKAVTELTSVAASAPAVAAMAVRPGNVNEAHPGSLLATRVAAGGMAPLAEAWVSLLHRLYENKYLDKEEVISALLPHKKEHSVASLAHAIAGAAWNSEAATKLCALLSDVAGSDENSRQDIMARLSLKLPGDRFSQLNPDQAADFYERAKKADKLSRNEAAKAHLKEGRLIPESRELYGMAFGT
- a CDS encoding IS3 family transposase (programmed frameshift) encodes the protein MKKRNFSAEFKRESAQLVVDQNYTVADAASAMDVGLSTMTRWVKQLRDERQGKIPKASPITPEQIEIRELRKKIQRIEMENEIFKKGYRALDVRLPEQFSIIGKLRAHYPVVTLCHVFGVHRSSYKYWKNRPEKPDGRRAVLRSQVLELHSVSHGSAGARSIATMATMKGFRMGRWLAGRLMKELGLVSCQQPTHRYKCGGLEHIAIPNHLERQFAVTEPNQVWCGDVTYIWTGRRWAYLAVVLDLFARKPVGWAMSFSPDSRLTIKALEMAWEARGKPAGVMFHSDQGSHYTSRQFRQSLWRYRIRQSMSRRGNCWDNSPMERFFRSLKNEWVPVTGYINFSDAAHAITDYIVGYYSALRPHEYNGGLPPNESENRYWKNSNAVASFS
- a CDS encoding TraR/DksA C4-type zinc finger protein translates to MTDDLNDEMAQASTAMFTQRSIDAIRAQVHTALPSKEICGCCGVNIPLDRQLAVPGVELCAGCQDVKERRDWHHPASKKGMRYV
- a CDS encoding DUF2786 domain-containing protein, whose product is MSDNQRLIMRVRHLMALGTRNDNPHEAARAVALAQRLMQRHNLTQDMFSLTEVSESVCDSLTSNAERVPAWLNSLATVVCMATGCRSWFGWYVYTSMGGNKIHRRSLHFYGFSERPEIARYIFTVLQRQLRVATDRHMKSYRSRRILLRTLRCRADQFREGWVSGVWQVLQSFAPSSGETSVLQRWLVQRHRGNALTGLTIREVGSCRGDKMARMVGWLAGRDADVHQGLYGAQAPHQITEGGTAYD
- a CDS encoding DUF2857 domain-containing protein, producing MSHHNLSQATTAILSSLLMDVKSGNIRRCESLGMSVEEIRALSQLSLDELHYISQSHVSVLDVTLNHENFWLMLNQARNEQKRMLMIDRALELGGSMELMETYFGMSPSEVSARRRMMGIETRQGRTQSLSEPQDTLLWSEWKVAGMSSPDSHQALEVMMLAAEQYSLSLTAVWTRVCLWCREAKTVRKTDVSVRKAT
- a CDS encoding STY4528 family pathogenicity island replication protein — encoded protein: MTMPPDSIVALTLSRMQQNLERRADSCDVSQERSGLLFMGNVHDAYPRRLFLDTRLSPLDKTAWVMIRLYAQQNEGAVFPTYDELQIQLASAHSEKASRDTVSRVLLMLRLTGWLSLCKRVRDDRGRIRGNIYAQHDEPLGYRDAETFDPGWLTLVEESCLSKNKSVRMTALAVINDMLQDPGMRHRHSRLVLIENRLSVPATPAEMVRRSRAQSMSPENGLGKKRLKNLLNPLSPKNGLSTPQHEETLSSKSGLCKKSMSYAGVRKSDCNVRNFTQSVNKKTYVLGRGLSLLPEDFMTGLNSEDRQMLADQMASLPETTAKILAGMLCEQLRQGRLSNPVGWMFSMLRRARNGKLKLSEDAGHADSGCIASTPAESPPPVPAVSLPVLPANRASQEQVRTMIAAIRKQSCK
- a CDS encoding PFL_4669 family integrating conjugative element protein → MADKKTRAGALQSELHIELHTNYAIGLWEGRKAEKRDDGKKGKQPIMGMPQFLHRATLINRDSLQNDPWADMAMLALEEKIEYASQQMQKLIETLDKQMSFVPAGVTISDAQAVETVDLTVFSSTPLGYRCVFLLMGFDQFAKKVLQAAHYGVISRTQRYDLLGDGSRLLREIYGCVLRYRKIGATRLDAVENNEVWNKACEEAGEPDRTVLLGEKRSTFSPPVNEASINLLRLRYQAT
- a CDS encoding DNA topoisomerase III, with the protein product MRLFICEKPSQGRDLAAVLGASRRSDGFMAGSGVTITWAVGHLLETAPPEAYGQQYGRPWSLSALPILPAPWQVIVKKETQDQFKVIERLLRQVDEVVIATDADREGEVIARELLDYCRWEGPVQRLWLSALDELSIRAALQDLRPGADTLGMYHAGLGRARADWLIGMNLSRLYTLRAAEVGFDGVVSVGRVQTPTLALVVRRDREIAAFVPKPYWQVKAQLTAGGLTFPAQWVPAKVYTDEEKRCVHQNIAQQVAQLCQQAGVAVVTECETKREKAAAPLAFSLGSLQQACGRLWDMSPQQVLDTAQSLYEKHKATTYPRTDCGYLPESMRKEIPSVLDAIGRTDPECAPLLSQLDKTMVSRIWNDKKITAHHGIIPTRNAFQLSALNEVECRVYTLIRRNYLAQFLSLHESDITRLQFDIGGQLFRTLGRTEMIKGWKVLFEKADEDEVPAEDEAAVALPPLSRDARCGVSRAEVVPLMTRPPAHYTFATLIGAMMNAAAFVTDVSLRKVLKDNAGLGTEATRAGIVEQLLNRRFIARKGSKLMATDLGADVIDALPPQLTEPGMTALWEQALDEVAAGRMTLSAFLQRQAGWTRNLVSQGAQQQVHIRVPPTPPCPLCGGKTRLRKGDKGEFWSCQHYPECKGIINSDTRKRKSPRRAKSPKSNKN